One part of the Neoarius graeffei isolate fNeoGra1 chromosome 2, fNeoGra1.pri, whole genome shotgun sequence genome encodes these proteins:
- the osbpl5 gene encoding oxysterol-binding protein-related protein 5 isoform X1: MNSGMIDSLAVGMKEENLFRRRFSLCPTNTPPPKIDPRALGRNLSYGGDTDMDPISPGSESEKNDLPLLRDEVSPGQSPSSASESKMFIGLEKESSSPTEKLARKESLKVQKKNYRQEKKRAAKELFSALKDPSVVIISNWLKIRGTLKSWTKLWCALKPGVLLIYKTPSSEHWVGTIILNACKLIERPSKKDGFCFKLYHPLEKSIWAMKGPKGETVGSITQPLPSNYLIFRAASESDGRCWMDALELALSCSSLYKLTAKSCRDGDLSSSSESSHILQLLQSTALSDQELLQLNDSMLENSQMENESEREAHEDSDNAANENGGRLTEESDMDQSDDLLPCLQATVYVEQGHEEMGEAGEASQVETVSDENKGLIWTLLKQLRPGMDLSKVVLPTFILEARSFLDKLSDYYYHANLLSQAVTEESPYCRIKQVLRWYLSGFYKKPKGLKKPYNPILGETFRCCWLHPQTDSCTFYIAEQVSHHPPISAFYVSNKKDGFIISGSILAKSKFYGNSLSAILDGKARLLFLTRDEEYIITMPYAHCKGILYGTMTLELGGKITIECEKTKYTSELEFKLKPFLGSSYNVNQVSGKIRMGEDVLATVEGHWDGEVLLIEKKTGHQEVLWNPTPDIRSQRLKRQVVQFDQQGPFESERLWQHVTSAINAKDQNKATQEKFVLEEAQRQEARQRGDRSWNPHLFSLNPITNDWNYKHIDTKPWDSDCCLVQFEKDGIIQTKEKPQRQHNGFTYSQNWSSQQKAQVHGKHRKSSSQPSSCSQNTESSSSTPEPTHESSDNEGFGSQCARCKKEMKELAQIEASILSIQKSQQDIQRNLSVLSRQLMRQAEQSVHLSIRHYLVLGVLLLFQLLVTYVFS, encoded by the exons ATTGACAGCCTGGCAGTCGGGATGAAGGAGGAGAACCTGTTCCGGCGACGTTTCTCTCTGTGTCCCACAAACACCCCGCCACCCAAAATAGATCCACGTGCTCTTGGCCGGAACCTGTCGTACGGTGGGGACACTGATATGGACCCGATCAGCCCAG GCAGTGAGTCGGAGAAGAATGATTTGCCTTTATTGAGAGATGAGGTCAGCCCAGGCCAGTCTCCCAGCAGTGCC TCAGAATCAAAGATGTTCATAGGCTTGGAGAAGGAGAGCTCCTCACCCACTGAAAAGTTGGCCAGGAAGGAATCTCTAAAG gtTCAAAAAAAGAATTACCGTCAGGAAAAGAAGAGGGCAgctaaagaactcttcagtgctctaAAGGACCCCAGTGTGGTCATAATTTCTAACTGGTTAAAG ATCCGGGGGACGCTGAAAAGCTGGACGAAGCTGTGGTGCGCTCTGAAGCCTGGAGTTCTCCTGATCTATAAAACCCCAAGCTCCGAGCACTGGGTGGGGACTATCATACTAAATGCCTGCAAACTGATTGAACGGCCATCAAAGAAAGATGGCTTCTGCTTCAAACTTTACCACCCCTTAGAGAAATCCATCTGGGCCATGAAG GGCCCGAAAGGAGAGACCGTTGGCTCCATCACACAGCCTCTTCCGAGCAATTACCTGATTTTTAGAGCAGCATCTGAGTCTGATG GCCGTTGCTGGATGGATGCGTTGGAGTTAGCGCTCAGCTGTTCCAGCCTGTATAAGCTGACTGCTAAGAGCTGCAGGGACGGGGATCTGAGCAGCTCTTCTGAATCCTCTCATATACTCCAGCTCCTGCAGTCCACTGCCCTGAGTGACCAGGAACTGCTACA ATTGAATGACTCCATGCTTGAAAACAGCCAGATGGAGAACGAGTCTGAAAGAGAGGCCCATGAGGACTCTGATAACGCAGCCAATGAAAACGGTGGTAGATTAACTGAGGAGAGCGATATGGACCAATCAGATGACCTTTTGCCCTGTCTCCAAGCAACAGTGTATGTTGAACAAGGCCATGAGGAAATGGGAGAG GCTGGTGAAGCATCTCAGGTGGAGACGGTGTCTGATGAGAATAAAGGGTTAATCTGGACGTTGTTGAAGCAGCTGAGGCCTGGCATGGACCTGTCCAAAGTAGTCTTGCCTACTTTTATCCTAGAGGCCCGCTCCTTCCTCGACAAATTGTCTGACTATTACTACCATGCCAACCTGCTGTCCCA gGCAGTCACAGAGGAAAGCCCGTACTGCAGGATCAAGCAAGTCTTGCGCTGGTACTTGTCAGGCTTTTACAAAAAACCTAAG GGTCTGAAAAAGCCATACAACCCCATTCTCGGGGAAACATTCCGCTGCTGTTGGCTGCACCCTCAGACTGACAGCTGTACCTTTTACATAGCCGAGCAG GTATCTCATCATCCTCCTATCTCGGCTTTCTACGTGAGCAATAAGAAGGATGGCTTTATCATCAGTGGTAGCATCCTGGCCAAGTCCAAATTCTATG GGAACTCTCTGTCCGCAATACTGGATGGGAAGGCCAGGCTATTGTTTCTAACTCGTGATGAGGAATATATCATTACAATGCCATATGCTCACTGTAAAG GCATTTTGTATGGCACAATGACACTGGAGCTTGGAGGAAAGATCACAATTGAGTGTGAAAAAACAAAGTATACTTCTGAACTTGAATTCAAATTGAAG CCTTTCCTTGGCAGCTCGTATAATGTTAACCAGGTTTCTGGAAAGATCCGTATGGGAGAGGATGTTTTGGCCACAGTGGAAGGACACTGG GATGGTGAGGTGCTTCTCATTGAGAAGAAGACTGGCCACCAGGAGGTGCTGTGGAACCCCACACCTGACATCCGTAGTCAGCGGCTGAAGAGGCAGGTGGTTCAGTTTGATCAGCAGGGACCCTTTGAGTCAGAGAG GTTATGGCAGCACGTGACCAGTGCCATTAATGCCAAGGACCAGAATAAAGCTACGCAGGAGAAATTTGTTCTGGAGGAAGCGCAGAGGCAGGAGGCACGGCAGAGAGGAGACCGTTCCTGGAACCCACACCTTTTCAGCCTGAACCCAATCACCAATGACTGGAACTACAAGCACATCGA CACTAAGCCGTGGGATTCTGACTGCTGTTTGGTTCAGTTTGAGAAAGATGGCATCATCCAGACCAAAGAAAAGCCCCAGCGTCAGCACAACGGCTTCACCTACAGCCAAAACTGGAGTAGCCAGCAGAAG GCCCAGGTTCATGGAAAGCACAGGAAGTCGAGCAGTCAGCCATCCAGCTGTAGTCAGAACACAGAAAGCAGCAGCAGTACACCCGAGCCGACACACGAATCCTCAGACAATGAAG
- the osbpl5 gene encoding oxysterol-binding protein-related protein 5 isoform X2, with protein MKEENLFRRRFSLCPTNTPPPKIDPRALGRNLSYGGDTDMDPISPGSESEKNDLPLLRDEVSPGQSPSSASESKMFIGLEKESSSPTEKLARKESLKVQKKNYRQEKKRAAKELFSALKDPSVVIISNWLKIRGTLKSWTKLWCALKPGVLLIYKTPSSEHWVGTIILNACKLIERPSKKDGFCFKLYHPLEKSIWAMKGPKGETVGSITQPLPSNYLIFRAASESDGRCWMDALELALSCSSLYKLTAKSCRDGDLSSSSESSHILQLLQSTALSDQELLQLNDSMLENSQMENESEREAHEDSDNAANENGGRLTEESDMDQSDDLLPCLQATVYVEQGHEEMGEAGEASQVETVSDENKGLIWTLLKQLRPGMDLSKVVLPTFILEARSFLDKLSDYYYHANLLSQAVTEESPYCRIKQVLRWYLSGFYKKPKGLKKPYNPILGETFRCCWLHPQTDSCTFYIAEQVSHHPPISAFYVSNKKDGFIISGSILAKSKFYGNSLSAILDGKARLLFLTRDEEYIITMPYAHCKGILYGTMTLELGGKITIECEKTKYTSELEFKLKPFLGSSYNVNQVSGKIRMGEDVLATVEGHWDGEVLLIEKKTGHQEVLWNPTPDIRSQRLKRQVVQFDQQGPFESERLWQHVTSAINAKDQNKATQEKFVLEEAQRQEARQRGDRSWNPHLFSLNPITNDWNYKHIDTKPWDSDCCLVQFEKDGIIQTKEKPQRQHNGFTYSQNWSSQQKAQVHGKHRKSSSQPSSCSQNTESSSSTPEPTHESSDNEGFGSQCARCKKEMKELAQIEASILSIQKSQQDIQRNLSVLSRQLMRQAEQSVHLSIRHYLVLGVLLLFQLLVTYVFS; from the exons ATGAAGGAGGAGAACCTGTTCCGGCGACGTTTCTCTCTGTGTCCCACAAACACCCCGCCACCCAAAATAGATCCACGTGCTCTTGGCCGGAACCTGTCGTACGGTGGGGACACTGATATGGACCCGATCAGCCCAG GCAGTGAGTCGGAGAAGAATGATTTGCCTTTATTGAGAGATGAGGTCAGCCCAGGCCAGTCTCCCAGCAGTGCC TCAGAATCAAAGATGTTCATAGGCTTGGAGAAGGAGAGCTCCTCACCCACTGAAAAGTTGGCCAGGAAGGAATCTCTAAAG gtTCAAAAAAAGAATTACCGTCAGGAAAAGAAGAGGGCAgctaaagaactcttcagtgctctaAAGGACCCCAGTGTGGTCATAATTTCTAACTGGTTAAAG ATCCGGGGGACGCTGAAAAGCTGGACGAAGCTGTGGTGCGCTCTGAAGCCTGGAGTTCTCCTGATCTATAAAACCCCAAGCTCCGAGCACTGGGTGGGGACTATCATACTAAATGCCTGCAAACTGATTGAACGGCCATCAAAGAAAGATGGCTTCTGCTTCAAACTTTACCACCCCTTAGAGAAATCCATCTGGGCCATGAAG GGCCCGAAAGGAGAGACCGTTGGCTCCATCACACAGCCTCTTCCGAGCAATTACCTGATTTTTAGAGCAGCATCTGAGTCTGATG GCCGTTGCTGGATGGATGCGTTGGAGTTAGCGCTCAGCTGTTCCAGCCTGTATAAGCTGACTGCTAAGAGCTGCAGGGACGGGGATCTGAGCAGCTCTTCTGAATCCTCTCATATACTCCAGCTCCTGCAGTCCACTGCCCTGAGTGACCAGGAACTGCTACA ATTGAATGACTCCATGCTTGAAAACAGCCAGATGGAGAACGAGTCTGAAAGAGAGGCCCATGAGGACTCTGATAACGCAGCCAATGAAAACGGTGGTAGATTAACTGAGGAGAGCGATATGGACCAATCAGATGACCTTTTGCCCTGTCTCCAAGCAACAGTGTATGTTGAACAAGGCCATGAGGAAATGGGAGAG GCTGGTGAAGCATCTCAGGTGGAGACGGTGTCTGATGAGAATAAAGGGTTAATCTGGACGTTGTTGAAGCAGCTGAGGCCTGGCATGGACCTGTCCAAAGTAGTCTTGCCTACTTTTATCCTAGAGGCCCGCTCCTTCCTCGACAAATTGTCTGACTATTACTACCATGCCAACCTGCTGTCCCA gGCAGTCACAGAGGAAAGCCCGTACTGCAGGATCAAGCAAGTCTTGCGCTGGTACTTGTCAGGCTTTTACAAAAAACCTAAG GGTCTGAAAAAGCCATACAACCCCATTCTCGGGGAAACATTCCGCTGCTGTTGGCTGCACCCTCAGACTGACAGCTGTACCTTTTACATAGCCGAGCAG GTATCTCATCATCCTCCTATCTCGGCTTTCTACGTGAGCAATAAGAAGGATGGCTTTATCATCAGTGGTAGCATCCTGGCCAAGTCCAAATTCTATG GGAACTCTCTGTCCGCAATACTGGATGGGAAGGCCAGGCTATTGTTTCTAACTCGTGATGAGGAATATATCATTACAATGCCATATGCTCACTGTAAAG GCATTTTGTATGGCACAATGACACTGGAGCTTGGAGGAAAGATCACAATTGAGTGTGAAAAAACAAAGTATACTTCTGAACTTGAATTCAAATTGAAG CCTTTCCTTGGCAGCTCGTATAATGTTAACCAGGTTTCTGGAAAGATCCGTATGGGAGAGGATGTTTTGGCCACAGTGGAAGGACACTGG GATGGTGAGGTGCTTCTCATTGAGAAGAAGACTGGCCACCAGGAGGTGCTGTGGAACCCCACACCTGACATCCGTAGTCAGCGGCTGAAGAGGCAGGTGGTTCAGTTTGATCAGCAGGGACCCTTTGAGTCAGAGAG GTTATGGCAGCACGTGACCAGTGCCATTAATGCCAAGGACCAGAATAAAGCTACGCAGGAGAAATTTGTTCTGGAGGAAGCGCAGAGGCAGGAGGCACGGCAGAGAGGAGACCGTTCCTGGAACCCACACCTTTTCAGCCTGAACCCAATCACCAATGACTGGAACTACAAGCACATCGA CACTAAGCCGTGGGATTCTGACTGCTGTTTGGTTCAGTTTGAGAAAGATGGCATCATCCAGACCAAAGAAAAGCCCCAGCGTCAGCACAACGGCTTCACCTACAGCCAAAACTGGAGTAGCCAGCAGAAG GCCCAGGTTCATGGAAAGCACAGGAAGTCGAGCAGTCAGCCATCCAGCTGTAGTCAGAACACAGAAAGCAGCAGCAGTACACCCGAGCCGACACACGAATCCTCAGACAATGAAG